One window of Pseudomonas sp. MPC6 genomic DNA carries:
- a CDS encoding TraD protein: protein MARLDLVTALKAVEPETKAAQIRQVMPIIEQQLKAGVRRQAILDVLKEQGIEIGMETLKSYLYRYRKALKAEGKSDAVDVPKPPAMEAQPQVQPEPKTESVSYDADKDDQQPPIAPSELSKIMNPGDDVNASELARYESAGRSRRKST from the coding sequence ATGGCAAGGTTAGACCTAGTAACTGCACTGAAGGCAGTTGAACCGGAAACCAAGGCAGCACAGATACGCCAGGTGATGCCGATTATTGAGCAACAACTGAAGGCCGGAGTGAGACGCCAAGCGATCCTAGATGTGCTCAAAGAGCAGGGAATCGAGATCGGCATGGAGACGCTGAAAAGTTATCTGTACCGGTATCGGAAGGCGCTCAAGGCAGAGGGGAAAAGTGACGCGGTGGACGTACCCAAACCACCTGCGATGGAAGCCCAGCCCCAAGTCCAGCCAGAACCAAAAACGGAATCTGTATCGTACGATGCAGACAAGGACGATCAGCAGCCGCCAATTGCGCCGAGCGAACTGAGCAAAATCATGAACCCTGGGGACGATGTGAACGCCTCAGAACTGGCCCGTTACGAAAGTGCGGGCCGTAGCAGAAGGAAAAGCACATGA
- the stbB gene encoding StbB family protein — protein MSKIAVVNFSGNTGKTTVSDQLLTPRMNAPRFAIETINAGASDTAAEIERMKGRQFGELQEWLMVETNAVVDVGASNVEDFFKYMGQFAGSHEEFDYFLVPTVGEKKQQADTINTIKTLAALGVPAKKILIVFNKVEIDDADDLPHTFAPLFGFHELEKKFTLKRDAVIYSNEVFERLRALKKNIAEVVQDTTPYREMLREAKTEQDKEHAVRMISVQRLAKSAWQNLDDVYAALFGKGK, from the coding sequence ATGAGCAAGATCGCAGTAGTCAATTTCAGCGGCAACACCGGCAAGACGACCGTATCGGATCAACTGCTGACGCCACGGATGAACGCGCCTCGGTTTGCCATCGAGACGATCAACGCGGGTGCATCTGACACCGCTGCCGAGATCGAGCGCATGAAGGGTCGCCAGTTCGGCGAGCTGCAGGAATGGCTGATGGTTGAAACCAATGCCGTGGTCGATGTGGGGGCCTCGAACGTCGAGGACTTTTTCAAGTACATGGGCCAGTTCGCAGGCTCGCATGAGGAATTCGATTACTTCCTGGTGCCCACGGTCGGCGAGAAAAAGCAGCAGGCCGACACCATCAATACGATCAAGACGCTGGCCGCGCTGGGCGTACCGGCCAAGAAAATCTTGATCGTGTTCAACAAGGTTGAGATCGATGACGCTGACGATCTGCCGCACACCTTCGCGCCTCTGTTCGGCTTCCATGAGCTGGAGAAGAAATTCACCCTCAAGCGTGATGCGGTGATTTATTCGAACGAAGTGTTCGAGCGCCTGCGTGCGCTGAAAAAGAACATCGCCGAGGTGGTACAGGACACCACGCCATACCGTGAAATGTTGCGCGAGGCGAAGACCGAGCAAGACAAGGAACACGCCGTGCGGATGATCTCGGTTCAGCGCCTGGCCAAGTCGGCCTGGCAGAACCTCGATGACGTGTACGCGGCGCTGTTCGGCAAAGGGAAGTAA
- a CDS encoding type IV secretion system DNA-binding domain-containing protein, with protein MHKQDVENATMTAGIGLPLAGWLGGAHLAQMPFTPFPDALRETIHQTLQNPIMASCTVASVAAAGALVYYLNEYCDDGFRGERFQQHLRGSRIRNWHFVDSKVRTRNGQTNRQRRKKGMPKLDPIMIGKVPMPLHLEDRNTMICASIGAGKSVSMESMMASALKRGDKLAVVDPNGTFYSKFSFKGDVILNPFDARSAGWTLFNEIKGVHDFDRMAKSIIPPQVDPGDEQWCAYARDVLADTMRKLKETDNPNQDTLVNLLVREDGDTIRAFLANTDSEGYFRDNAEKAIASIQFMMNKYIRPLRFMTKGNFSIHKWVTDPDAGNLYITWREDMRSTMQPLVAMWIDTICATILSYEPMTGKRLWLFLDELQSLGKLESFVPAATKGRKHGLRMVGSLQDWSQLIASYGKEDAETVLSCFRNYVILAAANAETAIKASAILGEQEVRRARVSFTAGRQTRAQEIKKEYVVMASEISNLNDLEAYLKFGEDFPITKIKLPYVDHKERAPSIVIAGQA; from the coding sequence ATGCACAAACAAGATGTTGAAAACGCGACAATGACGGCAGGCATAGGGTTGCCGTTGGCTGGCTGGCTCGGCGGCGCTCACCTCGCGCAAATGCCATTCACCCCATTCCCCGACGCCCTTCGGGAGACAATCCACCAGACACTGCAGAACCCCATCATGGCCAGTTGCACGGTGGCCAGCGTCGCGGCGGCTGGTGCGCTGGTCTACTACCTCAATGAGTATTGCGACGATGGCTTTCGAGGCGAACGCTTCCAGCAACACTTGCGGGGATCGCGCATTCGCAACTGGCATTTCGTAGACAGCAAGGTACGCACTCGAAACGGCCAAACCAATCGGCAGCGGCGCAAGAAAGGCATGCCGAAGCTCGACCCGATCATGATCGGCAAAGTACCGATGCCGCTGCACCTTGAAGACCGTAACACCATGATCTGCGCGTCCATCGGTGCGGGTAAATCCGTGTCCATGGAAAGCATGATGGCCTCGGCGCTGAAGCGTGGTGATAAGCTGGCCGTGGTCGATCCCAACGGGACGTTCTACTCGAAATTCAGCTTCAAGGGAGACGTGATTCTCAACCCCTTCGACGCTCGTTCAGCCGGTTGGACGCTGTTCAATGAGATCAAAGGCGTCCACGACTTTGACCGCATGGCCAAGTCGATCATCCCGCCGCAGGTCGATCCAGGCGATGAGCAATGGTGTGCGTATGCGCGTGACGTGCTGGCCGACACCATGCGCAAGCTCAAGGAAACCGACAACCCGAACCAGGACACGCTGGTAAATCTACTGGTACGGGAAGACGGCGACACCATCCGGGCGTTCCTGGCCAACACGGACTCCGAAGGGTACTTCCGCGACAATGCCGAAAAGGCGATTGCCAGCATCCAGTTCATGATGAACAAGTACATTCGTCCGTTGCGCTTCATGACCAAGGGCAACTTTTCCATCCACAAATGGGTGACAGATCCAGACGCGGGCAACCTGTATATCACCTGGCGGGAGGACATGCGTTCGACCATGCAGCCGCTGGTGGCCATGTGGATCGACACCATCTGCGCAACGATCCTCAGTTACGAACCCATGACCGGGAAACGCCTCTGGCTGTTTCTGGACGAGCTGCAATCGCTTGGCAAACTTGAGTCCTTTGTGCCCGCTGCAACCAAAGGCCGTAAGCACGGCCTGCGCATGGTCGGCAGCCTGCAGGATTGGTCGCAGCTCATTGCCAGTTATGGCAAGGAGGATGCGGAAACAGTGCTCTCTTGCTTCCGAAATTACGTCATCCTCGCCGCCGCTAACGCCGAAACAGCGATCAAGGCCAGTGCGATCCTCGGCGAGCAGGAGGTTAGGCGCGCCCGAGTTTCGTTTACTGCAGGACGCCAAACGCGAGCGCAGGAGATCAAGAAAGAATACGTGGTGATGGCCTCCGAAATTTCCAACCTCAACGACCTTGAGGCCTATCTGAAATTCGGTGAAGACTTCCCCATCACCAAGATCAAACTGCCTTATGTCGATCATAAAGAACGGGCACCGTCCATTGTCATAGCCGGTCAGGCATAA